In one window of SAR202 cluster bacterium DNA:
- the pheA gene encoding prephenate dehydratase, with the protein MVAKRIAYFGPAGTFTEEAARQHDPGAQFQPLPSISGVALAVASGIADEGVVPIENSLEGSVNDTLDILIRQPKLSIRRELVLPIEHCLLVKAGVVASDIQVVYSHPQALAQCREFLERCFPKAQLVASLSTAAGVGDVKASKVPAAAIAPFRSAALYGVEVLARGIQDNNSNRTRFAVLADSDHAPTGRDKTSLCFSFSDDKPGLLHTVLGEFAQRGINLAKVESRPTKQSLGEYIFLIDIHGHRQDAAVKPALDALGRHASMLKIFGSYPRWEQGK; encoded by the coding sequence ATGGTAGCAAAGCGAATAGCCTATTTTGGCCCCGCCGGCACCTTCACCGAGGAGGCGGCGCGACAGCACGACCCAGGCGCTCAGTTCCAGCCCCTCCCCAGCATCTCGGGCGTGGCCCTGGCCGTGGCCTCAGGCATCGCGGACGAGGGCGTGGTGCCCATCGAAAACAGCCTGGAAGGCTCCGTCAACGACACCCTGGACATCCTCATCCGCCAGCCCAAGCTCTCCATCCGCCGCGAGCTAGTGCTGCCCATCGAGCACTGCCTGCTGGTCAAGGCCGGCGTCGTAGCTTCTGACATTCAGGTGGTCTACTCCCACCCCCAGGCCCTGGCCCAGTGCCGCGAGTTCCTGGAGCGGTGCTTCCCCAAGGCCCAGCTTGTGGCTTCCCTTAGCACCGCCGCCGGCGTGGGCGATGTGAAGGCCAGCAAGGTCCCCGCCGCCGCCATCGCGCCCTTCCGCTCCGCCGCCCTCTATGGCGTGGAGGTGCTGGCGCGCGGCATCCAGGACAACAACAGCAACCGCACCCGGTTCGCCGTGCTGGCGGACTCGGACCACGCGCCCACCGGCCGGGACAAGACCTCTCTATGCTTCTCTTTTTCCGACGACAAGCCCGGCCTGCTGCACACCGTCCTCGGTGAATTCGCCCAGCGCGGCATCAACCTGGCGAAAGTGGAGTCGCGGCCCACCAAGCAGTCGTTGGGCGAGTACATTTTTCTCATCGACATTCACGGCCACCGCCAGGACGCCGCCGTGAAGCCAGCCCTCGACGCCCTGGGTCGGCACGCTTCTATGCTGAAAATCTTCGGCTCCTACCCTAGATGGGAACAGGGCAAGTAG
- a CDS encoding type II toxin-antitoxin system Phd/YefM family antitoxin: MKTIKASEFKAKCLKIMDEVAATGEPVLITKNGVPVTELRPAIKKPKTLFGAMKGSVLYMGDIISPIDEEWEAERE, from the coding sequence ATGAAAACAATAAAGGCGTCCGAATTCAAGGCGAAATGCCTCAAGATAATGGACGAGGTAGCGGCGACGGGTGAGCCTGTGCTGATCACTAAGAACGGCGTGCCGGTTACGGAGCTGCGGCCAGCCATAAAGAAGCCAAAGACCCTTTTTGGGGCCATGAAGGGGTCCGTTCTCTACATGGGCGATATCATTTCACCTATTGATGAAGAATGGGAAGCCGAGCGTGAGTAA
- a CDS encoding type II toxin-antitoxin system VapC family toxin — MKNGKPSVSNPILLDTNAFIWAVEGDKRLGVNSRNLVDVALREENVSVSAISFWEIALLISRSRLGLAYPSNQWRQNALRLGIVEAPVTGDIAIQSVELTGFHRDPTDRIIAATAIIRGATLMTADERILSWNGNLRCQDARR; from the coding sequence ATGAAGAATGGGAAGCCGAGCGTGAGTAATCCTATCCTTCTCGATACGAATGCGTTCATTTGGGCGGTTGAAGGAGATAAAAGACTGGGTGTGAATAGCCGCAACCTAGTGGACGTGGCCCTTAGAGAGGAGAACGTCTCAGTGTCAGCGATAAGTTTCTGGGAAATCGCTTTACTTATCAGCAGAAGTCGCTTGGGCCTAGCTTATCCGAGTAACCAGTGGCGCCAAAATGCGCTGCGACTTGGCATAGTTGAAGCACCAGTTACAGGAGATATTGCTATTCAGTCAGTGGAGCTGACCGGATTTCATAGAGACCCTACTGATCGCATCATTGCTGCCACAGCTATAATCCGGGGCGCGACGCTGATGACAGCAGACGAACGGATTCTGTCATGGAACGGAAACTTGCGCTGTCAGGATGCGCGGCGGTAA
- a CDS encoding plasmid pRiA4b ORF-3 family protein, translating into MFSREAYKMPRHYTGRKPRRDPNATVFVFKVSLMGNKDIWRRIAIRSDQTLDHLHAVIYRAFDRDDEHLYSFYTLFPGEKRWANPRNGVEYTSPIEIKGAISFKREPVRNAGKTTIGSLGLTRRAKLRYLFDFGDEWWHILVVEETDGKPGPG; encoded by the coding sequence ATGTTTTCCCGGGAGGCTTATAAAATGCCTCGTCACTACACCGGACGAAAACCTAGGCGAGACCCTAATGCTACGGTTTTTGTTTTTAAGGTCTCATTAATGGGCAATAAGGATATATGGCGGCGCATCGCTATCCGTTCAGACCAGACCCTTGACCACCTCCATGCCGTCATATACAGGGCTTTTGACCGTGATGACGAGCACCTGTACTCGTTCTACACTCTATTTCCAGGCGAAAAGAGGTGGGCGAACCCCCGTAACGGTGTGGAATATACAAGCCCTATTGAAATTAAAGGTGCCATTTCTTTCAAAAGAGAGCCGGTTAGAAATGCTGGCAAGACAACTATCGGCTCTTTAGGCTTAACACGACGCGCCAAACTGCGCTACCTCTTCGACTTTGGAGATGAATGGTGGCATATCCTGGTTGTAGAGGAGACAGATGGCAAGCCTGGACCGGGGTGA